From the genome of Vicinamibacterales bacterium, one region includes:
- the pheT gene encoding phenylalanine--tRNA ligase subunit beta, with the protein MRIQLSWLDDYVTVPVPVKEFASSLDMRGFEVGAIEPRPESSTVNDTVFDLEITANRPDCLSVTGIAREVAAMYSTELRMPTSEMAPTEELVGGLPELSVTLEDADLCPRYAAAVAEVTVTDSPDWLVQRIEAAGGRAINNIVDVTNYVLLELGQPMHAFDFNRLKGAELRIRRAKPGEQIQTLDGQTRRLTDNMLVIADGKRPQAVAGVMGGADSEVNQATRIIVLESAYFQPVSVRRTSKRLALSTDASYRFERGSDVSAPVRALERCCTLLRQIGASKAIGPVIDCYPDPKKPTCVRLRHKRVEYLLGQTIDSAFVVNILTRLGFTVEETDPGTWNVEIPLRRVDVSREVDLIEEIARHHGYERLPSTFPILDSPPPPADPRIDRDRLVSQVARANCFSEAVTFAFIEHPVALPFVSDPDELVTISNPLSEQFTVLRPSLLPGLVGSVAHNHRRERHDVKLFEVATRFTRAGETRAVALAWTGAGTPEHWSQPSRNVDFFDIKSSVEQLLNTLGVVAPVYRQATSAYLVAGHAAEVVTDNTRLGILGQLAPTVCVMLGLDGPDEVFVAELNLDAVAQISSDRSNFRCAALPRHPSVVRDLSIIVASTLPASVVRDTIRSAAPDTLFSICEFDRYTGKGIPENCVSLSLRLTFREPDRTLTDTEVQQAVEEIVSALAASHQARIR; encoded by the coding sequence GTGAGAATCCAACTCTCTTGGCTCGATGACTATGTGACGGTGCCGGTTCCTGTTAAGGAGTTCGCGTCAAGTCTCGACATGCGCGGCTTCGAAGTTGGAGCCATTGAACCACGACCAGAGAGCTCTACGGTAAACGACACTGTTTTTGACCTTGAGATCACTGCCAACCGTCCTGATTGCCTGAGTGTGACCGGGATCGCTCGTGAGGTCGCTGCAATGTACAGCACGGAACTTCGGATGCCAACCTCTGAAATGGCTCCAACAGAGGAGCTCGTGGGCGGTTTACCGGAGTTGTCCGTAACCTTGGAAGACGCGGACCTCTGCCCACGGTATGCAGCAGCCGTCGCAGAGGTCACCGTAACCGACTCCCCTGATTGGCTAGTTCAACGCATCGAGGCCGCCGGAGGTCGGGCAATTAACAACATCGTCGACGTCACTAACTACGTCTTATTAGAACTCGGTCAACCAATGCACGCGTTCGACTTCAATCGATTGAAAGGTGCCGAGTTACGTATCCGTCGGGCTAAACCTGGCGAGCAGATACAAACTTTGGACGGCCAAACTCGCCGACTGACTGACAACATGCTGGTCATTGCCGACGGTAAGCGGCCCCAAGCCGTGGCAGGCGTAATGGGTGGCGCAGATTCCGAAGTGAATCAGGCTACACGAATCATCGTCCTAGAAAGCGCCTACTTTCAACCAGTGTCCGTGCGCCGCACTAGTAAGCGGCTTGCTCTCAGCACCGATGCATCCTATCGGTTTGAGCGTGGCTCGGATGTCTCAGCACCGGTCAGAGCGCTCGAGCGCTGTTGCACGCTACTTCGGCAGATTGGCGCCAGCAAGGCAATCGGGCCCGTTATCGACTGTTATCCGGACCCAAAAAAACCCACGTGCGTCCGTCTCCGACACAAGCGGGTCGAATATTTACTTGGTCAAACCATCGACTCTGCCTTTGTCGTCAACATCCTCACACGCCTCGGGTTCACTGTGGAGGAAACGGACCCAGGCACGTGGAACGTAGAGATACCCTTGAGACGGGTGGATGTTTCGCGAGAGGTGGACCTGATCGAGGAGATAGCACGTCATCACGGATATGAACGATTGCCGTCTACGTTTCCAATTTTGGATTCGCCGCCGCCGCCGGCTGATCCCCGAATCGACCGCGACCGACTCGTCAGTCAGGTTGCCAGGGCTAATTGTTTTTCCGAGGCCGTAACATTTGCATTTATCGAACACCCGGTAGCGTTGCCGTTTGTTAGCGACCCCGACGAACTGGTAACAATTAGCAATCCACTGTCTGAGCAATTCACGGTGCTTCGCCCGTCTCTCTTGCCTGGGCTCGTCGGTTCAGTCGCCCATAATCACCGTCGGGAACGTCATGACGTAAAACTGTTTGAGGTTGCAACGCGGTTCACACGGGCAGGCGAGACGCGAGCGGTTGCCCTCGCGTGGACAGGTGCTGGAACGCCGGAGCATTGGAGCCAGCCCTCACGTAACGTGGATTTCTTTGACATCAAAAGTAGCGTCGAGCAGCTTCTCAACACCCTGGGTGTGGTGGCCCCGGTGTATCGCCAAGCGACCTCTGCATATTTGGTCGCAGGGCATGCTGCAGAGGTGGTCACGGACAACACCCGTCTTGGAATACTGGGACAGCTTGCGCCAACCGTTTGCGTCATGCTCGGGCTTGACGGACCTGACGAGGTGTTCGTCGCCGAACTGAATCTCGACGCGGTCGCACAAATCTCTTCGGACCGTAGCAACTTCCGTTGCGCAGCCCTACCCCGTCATCCATCTGTAGTAAGGGATTTGTCAATCATCGTCGCGAGCACCTTGCCTGCCTCGGTGGTTCGTGACACGATCCGGTCGGCCGCACCGGATACACTGTTTTCAATCTGTGAATTTGACCGTTACACTGGCAAGGGCATCCCAGAGAACTGCGTGAGTCTATCGCTTCGACTTACTTTCCGTGAGCCAGACCGCACACTGACTGACACTGAGGTGCAACAGGCGGTGGAGGAAATCGTGTCGGCGTTAGCTGCATCCCACCAAGCTCGGATCCGTTAA
- the pheS gene encoding phenylalanine--tRNA ligase subunit alpha yields the protein MTDARAINDLRTRFQTDLAQSSTSRELQTVRDRYLGRKGGVVTTLMKEVASAPADERPVLGRLANELKRDIDVAIRERRTATGVGGQVTSTVDVSLPGRGAVTGSRHPLTALREQIETIFAKMGFTALEGPEVEDEYHNFEALNMPRDHPARDMQDTLYLAEPLEPSAASGPHNQPRRLLRTHTSGMQIRYMEEHEPPIRIIAPGPVYRRDNLDVTHTPMFHQIEGLLVGEGVTMADLKGTLETFLRELFDPDTKVLFRPSFFPYTEPSAEVFIGCLFCDGAGCNVCKKTGWLEILGSGMVHAAVFEAVGYDPERYTGWAFGLGIERVAMLKYRVDDIRLFYENDLKFLEQFPA from the coding sequence ATGACTGACGCGCGCGCGATTAACGATCTGCGCACTCGATTTCAGACTGACCTCGCCCAGTCCTCAACTTCCCGAGAACTCCAAACCGTCCGCGATCGATACCTCGGCCGTAAGGGTGGGGTTGTCACCACACTTATGAAGGAAGTCGCGTCCGCCCCGGCGGACGAGCGGCCGGTGTTGGGGCGCCTTGCCAACGAGCTGAAACGTGACATTGATGTAGCGATCCGTGAACGGCGAACTGCAACCGGAGTGGGCGGTCAGGTGACGAGCACGGTGGACGTAAGCCTGCCTGGACGGGGGGCCGTAACCGGATCGCGTCACCCGTTAACAGCACTTCGGGAACAGATTGAGACGATTTTTGCCAAGATGGGATTCACGGCGCTCGAAGGCCCAGAAGTCGAGGATGAATATCACAACTTCGAAGCACTCAACATGCCACGCGACCATCCTGCGCGCGATATGCAGGATACGCTTTACCTCGCCGAGCCACTCGAACCAAGTGCGGCTTCAGGACCACATAATCAGCCACGAAGACTGCTCCGCACGCACACCTCAGGCATGCAGATCAGGTATATGGAGGAACACGAACCACCGATCCGAATCATTGCACCAGGTCCGGTTTACCGTCGCGACAATCTAGATGTCACCCACACGCCGATGTTCCACCAAATCGAGGGTCTACTTGTCGGCGAGGGTGTCACGATGGCCGACTTAAAAGGCACACTCGAGACGTTCCTTCGAGAACTCTTTGATCCTGATACCAAAGTGCTGTTCAGACCGAGTTTTTTCCCATATACCGAACCATCTGCGGAGGTCTTCATTGGGTGTCTCTTCTGCGATGGGGCCGGTTGTAACGTATGCAAAAAGACCGGATGGCTTGAGATTCTTGGCAGCGGCATGGTGCACGCCGCCGTTTTCGAAGCAGTTGGGTATGACCCCGAGCGGTATACGGGTTGGGCGTTTGGTCTGGGTATTGAACGGGTTGCGATGCTGAAATATCGCGTTGACGACATCAGGCTCTTCTACGAAAACGACCTCAAATTCCTGGAGCAGTTTCCAGCGTGA
- the rplT gene encoding 50S ribosomal protein L20, giving the protein MPRVKRGNVRRAKRRKLLSRAKGFYQTKSKLYRAAKESVDKALSYAYIGRRRKKRDFRRLWVIRINAAARQHGLSYSQFIYGLKTAGVALDRKSLAELAVSEPAAFAHLAAQAKGASR; this is encoded by the coding sequence ATGCCGAGGGTTAAACGCGGAAATGTGAGGCGCGCCAAACGACGGAAGCTGCTGTCACGCGCCAAGGGCTTCTATCAAACCAAGAGCAAGCTCTATCGTGCGGCAAAGGAGTCTGTCGACAAGGCTCTCTCATACGCTTACATCGGACGGCGCCGTAAAAAACGGGACTTCCGACGGCTCTGGGTCATACGGATCAACGCTGCGGCGCGTCAACACGGATTGAGCTACAGCCAGTTCATCTACGGTCTGAAAACAGCCGGTGTTGCCCTCGACCGAAAAAGCCTGGCGGAACTGGCCGTTAGTGAACCGGCCGCCTTCGCTCATCTAGCGGCCCAAGCCAAGGGCGCCAGTAGGTAA
- the rpmI gene encoding 50S ribosomal protein L35 — translation MPKLKTHRGAAKRFKQTASGKIVRSKAFKQHILTSKSTKRKRKLRGTTTVSAVDTPRLKRMLQNK, via the coding sequence ATGCCAAAGTTAAAAACACATCGCGGGGCTGCAAAACGATTCAAACAAACCGCTTCAGGGAAAATCGTTCGCAGTAAAGCATTCAAGCAACACATACTCACCAGCAAGAGCACGAAACGGAAGCGGAAGCTACGCGGTACGACAACCGTTTCGGCAGTTGACACGCCTCGGCTGAAGCGAATGCTGCAAAACAAGTAA
- the infC gene encoding translation initiation factor IF-3: protein MAFYRGAPRRESRTRVNERIRTREIRVIDDQGEQLGIMPPQQALVVAKEKGLDLVEISPTASPPVCRIMDFGRYQYQEQKRAREAKKRQKTIDVKEIKFRPKVDEHDYQFKKKHIERFLADGDKVKATIFMRGREQAHPEIGRRILERLVADLGDQATQETMPRREGNTMHTILSQRTPGKGADKKS, encoded by the coding sequence ATCGCTTTCTATAGAGGTGCACCGCGGCGTGAAAGCCGCACGCGGGTAAACGAACGTATCCGGACACGTGAGATTCGGGTCATTGACGATCAAGGCGAACAGCTTGGCATCATGCCGCCTCAGCAGGCACTCGTCGTCGCTAAGGAAAAAGGACTGGACCTCGTTGAAATCTCGCCAACGGCCTCACCGCCGGTGTGCCGCATCATGGACTTCGGGCGTTATCAGTATCAAGAGCAAAAGCGTGCACGGGAAGCCAAGAAACGCCAGAAGACCATTGACGTTAAAGAAATCAAGTTTCGTCCTAAAGTTGACGAGCATGACTATCAATTCAAGAAAAAGCACATTGAACGATTTCTCGCCGACGGCGATAAAGTCAAGGCCACGATCTTTATGCGAGGGCGGGAACAGGCGCATCCAGAGATCGGACGGCGGATTCTTGAGCGCCTGGTAGCGGACCTAGGCGATCAGGCTACACAGGAGACCATGCCACGCCGTGAAGGTAATACAATGCACACTATCCTGTCGCAGCGTACTCCCGGCAAGGGAGCCGATAAGAAAAGTTGA
- the thrS gene encoding threonine--tRNA ligase, whose amino-acid sequence MAHVTVTLPDGSQREVQRGSLVSDLASAISPRLAKAALAAIVDDQLVDLSASLDHDASLRLVTPKSPEALELYRHSTAHLLAAAVTNLFPGTQCGIGPATEDGFFYDFIVERPFVPEDLEAIEAKMRELTQGDLKYEREMMSKEDAKLYFNDRGEPLKVELIEEKGGPVVSCYSIKDAFIDFCTGPHVPSTGHLKAFKLLSTSNAYWKGSADNQPMQRVYGTAFFNTKDLKAYLEQLEEAKKRDHRKLGRELGLFLFHHWAPGAPFWLAKGTILYNLLADYMREVLWPAGYVELKTPIVYNKALWETSGHWEHYRENMFLVESTDSQPMGVKAMNCPGHMLVFASEVRSYRDLPIRFHEQTPLHRNEASGVLAGLIRVRQFAQDDAHCFVTEDQIGEEVARLLRLVERVYGDFDLTPVLRLSTRPVEFLGESAQWDHAEAQLKEALAEVGLPYTVDEGDGAFYGPKVDVDVTDAIGRRWQCATIQLDYQLPRRFDLKYIGADNAEHCPVVIHRAILGSFERFVALLIEHYAGALPTWLAPVQAIVLPIADRHAEYAETVRTKLTEAGLRVEVDARKEKIGYKIREAQLQKIPYMLIAGDREVSDGAVAVRSRAGGDQGSRPLNEFRDAAVNEVRLRKGAATIN is encoded by the coding sequence ATGGCGCACGTTACCGTCACGCTTCCGGATGGCTCGCAACGCGAGGTGCAGCGAGGTTCTCTCGTCAGTGACCTGGCCAGTGCAATTTCGCCGCGACTGGCCAAAGCTGCCCTTGCCGCGATTGTCGATGATCAGCTGGTCGATTTGTCAGCGTCCCTCGACCACGATGCTTCACTACGGTTGGTCACACCGAAGAGCCCTGAGGCCCTCGAGTTATATCGCCACAGTACGGCACACCTACTCGCGGCTGCTGTTACGAATCTGTTCCCTGGTACCCAGTGCGGCATCGGACCTGCTACCGAAGACGGTTTTTTCTACGACTTCATCGTGGAACGCCCATTCGTACCGGAGGACCTTGAGGCGATCGAAGCGAAGATGCGTGAACTCACTCAAGGCGATCTGAAATACGAACGCGAAATGATGTCCAAAGAAGACGCCAAGCTGTATTTCAACGATCGAGGGGAGCCGCTCAAGGTGGAGCTCATCGAGGAAAAGGGCGGACCGGTCGTCTCGTGCTACTCCATCAAGGACGCCTTCATCGACTTCTGCACTGGGCCCCATGTCCCCTCGACCGGGCACCTTAAGGCGTTCAAGCTATTGTCAACTTCCAACGCCTACTGGAAAGGTAGCGCCGATAACCAGCCGATGCAGCGCGTCTACGGCACAGCATTCTTCAATACCAAAGACCTAAAGGCCTACCTTGAACAACTGGAAGAAGCCAAAAAGCGTGACCACCGAAAGCTGGGTCGCGAGCTAGGACTCTTTCTCTTCCACCATTGGGCCCCTGGCGCACCCTTTTGGCTTGCCAAAGGCACAATTCTCTATAACCTGCTGGCGGATTACATGCGTGAAGTACTCTGGCCAGCCGGTTACGTTGAACTGAAGACACCGATCGTCTACAACAAGGCACTTTGGGAAACATCTGGGCACTGGGAACATTATCGAGAGAATATGTTCCTAGTCGAATCGACTGACTCCCAACCAATGGGAGTCAAAGCGATGAACTGTCCAGGCCACATGCTGGTGTTTGCCAGCGAAGTTCGCAGTTACCGTGATTTACCAATCCGTTTTCACGAGCAGACTCCCCTGCATCGTAATGAAGCCTCGGGTGTGCTGGCTGGGCTCATCCGCGTGCGTCAGTTTGCCCAAGACGATGCCCACTGCTTCGTCACCGAAGACCAAATTGGTGAGGAGGTCGCTCGACTCCTTCGTCTGGTCGAACGCGTTTACGGGGATTTTGATCTGACGCCGGTGTTGCGATTGTCAACGCGGCCCGTAGAGTTCCTGGGAGAGAGCGCGCAATGGGACCACGCTGAAGCCCAGTTGAAAGAAGCACTCGCCGAAGTGGGTTTACCCTACACCGTCGACGAAGGTGATGGTGCCTTCTACGGACCGAAGGTGGACGTCGATGTGACCGATGCGATCGGTCGCAGATGGCAGTGTGCAACCATCCAACTCGATTATCAGCTCCCTCGTCGCTTCGACTTGAAGTACATTGGTGCCGACAATGCTGAGCACTGTCCGGTAGTCATTCACCGGGCAATTCTTGGGAGTTTTGAACGGTTCGTGGCTCTTCTAATCGAACACTACGCAGGCGCATTGCCAACGTGGTTGGCACCAGTTCAGGCCATCGTCCTGCCCATCGCAGACCGCCACGCCGAATACGCCGAGACGGTGCGGACCAAACTCACCGAAGCAGGCCTCCGAGTGGAAGTCGACGCGCGAAAGGAAAAAATCGGATACAAAATTCGAGAGGCCCAGTTACAGAAGATCCCGTATATGCTGATAGCTGGGGATCGCGAGGTTAGTGACGGCGCAGTGGCCGTCAGAAGTCGGGCCGGAGGCGATCAAGGGTCTCGGCCACTTAACGAATTTCGCGATGCCGCGGTTAATGAGGTGCGGCTCCGGAAAGGCGCTGCTACAATAAACTAA